A window from Chaetodon trifascialis isolate fChaTrf1 chromosome 5, fChaTrf1.hap1, whole genome shotgun sequence encodes these proteins:
- the mchr2b gene encoding melanin concentrating hormone receptor 2b, translating to MNDTGVFCKNHTENLTDKSCLKSTSPSYSHIDIATFMHIFPSIYGILCSVGVIANALVIYAVKACKKKMVSDIYVLNLAIADMLFLLVMPFNIHQLVRDRQWVFGNFMCKAVVVVDVSNQFTTVGIVTVLCIDRYIAIVHPTSEKRTIQWTIVINLLVWLGSFLLTVPVMLYAKVVRKQHLEVCMMNLDGPEDMYWYTLYQSILGFIVPLIIISTFYSLTLYHVFSSIRRVKRKQSVWAKRATKMVLMVIALFLICWSPYHVIQVINLTNNTPTIGFVYAYNISICLSYSHSCINPLMLLIFAQTYRERLCHRNALYSSQQSSKTTVVKTDGSSTANDPNYRCTGI from the exons ATGAATGACACGGGCGTATTTTGCAAAAACCATACAGAGAACTTGACCGACAAGTCATGCCTGAAATCAACCTCCCCATCATACAGCCACATCGACATCGCCACTTTCATGCACATATTCCCTTCAATTTATGGCATCCTGTGCTCAGTAGGAGTTATAGCCAACGCACTGGTCATCTACGCGGTGAAAGCATGCAAGAAGAAAATGGTATCGGACATCTACGTGTTGAACTTGGCAATAGCCGACATGCTGTTCTTGCTTGTGATGCCCTTCAACATTCACCAGctggtcagagacagacagtgggTGTTCGGAAACTTTATGTGTAAAGCGGTTGTGGTGGTGGATGTCAGCAACCAGTTCACCACGGTGGGCATTGTTACTGTGCTGTGCATTGATCG GTACATAGCTATCGTCCACCCCACCTCAGAGAAGAGGACCATCCAGTGGACCATCGTCATCAACTTGTTGGTGTGGCTGGGCAGCTTCCTCCTCACCGTCCCCGTCATGCTTTACGCCAAGGTTGTGCGCAAACAGCATTTGGAGGTGTGCATGATGAACCTGGATGGGCCTGAGGACATGTACTGGTACACTCTCTACCAGTCCATCCTGGGCTTCATCGTccctctcatcatcatcagtacCTTCTACTCGCTAACCCTCTACCACGTCTTCAGCTCCATCCGCCGCGTCAAGCGTAAGCAGTCTGTTTGGGCTAAAAGAGCCACCAAGATGGTCCTCATGGTCATCGCCCTGTTCCTGATCTGCTGGTCGCCCTACCACGTCATTCAGGTGATCAACCTGACCAACAACACCCCCACTATTGGCTTTGTGTACGCCTACAACATCAGCATCTGCCTCAGCTATTCTCACAGCTGCATCAACCCGCTGATGTTGCTCATCTTCGCCCAGACTTACCGCGAGCGTCTTTGCCACAGAAATGCGCTGTACAGCTCCCAGCAATCATCCAAGACCACTGTGGTTAAAACAGACGGTTCCAGCACAGCCAATGATCCCAACTATCGCTGTACCGGCATCTAG